In Oryzias melastigma strain HK-1 linkage group LG16, ASM292280v2, whole genome shotgun sequence, a single genomic region encodes these proteins:
- the LOC112136559 gene encoding uncharacterized protein LOC112136559 codes for MAGSLEKFFAKNKSAIEAVMDMLEKGNEVLASSVGDIFPFCEVVFPVVQLALDKVQSPEVIYAKEQFLTLKDKMDLLSSQQEEINCEIKKAGLDSDLFTVEENIRNQFRKFMDFLEAREQFREVKKKLFLDHFSKSGGEKNLWTLYIEMEKILDIVKSYVARNRRLLEDFCVRLKELLCLGLIALMGHCALTEQSQEEKIQEWSLKIKDIEYQMKSAIESCIAAFPEQAQSDVERLLQEKKDGNPHHVVEGLLEFLVKKFDWVCWSVRLVNHPEGFFKKHCTGKPFHHVTGQTRFEVLRGDNVRLVVSYSTNPQPVPRDDIQQAMEGLGKKGNPLAVVEMLETQLCGFFIHVVSCQCKPECVWSFPEECHYWEKHKNWVVCVHSE; via the exons ATGGCCGGATCCCTGGAGAAATTTTTCGCCAAGAATAAAAGCGCCATTGAGGCAGTGATGGACATGCTTGAGAAGGGAAATGAGGTGCTGGCGAGCTCTGTGGGGGACATCTTCCCCTTTTGTGAGGTCGTTTTTCCGGTTGTTCAACTGGCCTTGGACAAAGTTCAAAGCCCAGAGGTGATCTATGCTAAAGAGCAGTTCCTCACATTGAAGGATAAGATGGATCTTCTCTCCAGCCAGCaggaagaaatcaactgtgagATCAAGAAGGCAGGCCTTGACTCCGATTTGTTCACAGTGGAAGAGAACATTAGGAACCAATTTCGGAAGTTTATGGACTTCTTGGAGGCAAGGGAACAGTTCagagaagtgaaaaaaaagctttttttggaTCACTTTTCTAAAAGTGGTGGAGAAAAGAACCTCTGGACTCTCTATATTGAGATGGAAAAAATTTTGGATATTGTAAAAAG TTACGTAGCGAGGAACCGCCGTCTCCTGGAGGATTTCTGTGTTCGGCTGAAGGAGCTCCTCTGTTTGGGGCTGATCGCTCTGATGGGACACTGCGCTCTAACCGAACAGAGCCAAGAGGAGAAAATCCAGGAGTGGAGTCTGAAGATAAAAGACATAGAATATCAAATGAAGTCTGCCATTGAGTCCTGTATTGCTGCTTTCCCAGAGCAGGCTCAGTCAGACGTAGAGCGCCTGCTGCAGGAAAAGAAAGACGGAAATCCTCATCACGTGGTAGAGGGGCTTCTGGAGTTCTTGGTGAAGAAGTTTGACTGGGTCTGCTGGTCCGTGCGTCTCGTTAACCACCCTGAGGGCTTCTTCAAGAAGCACTGCACAGGGAAGCCCTTTCACCACGTGACGGGACAGACACGTTTTGAGGTCCTACGAGGGGACAACGTCCGCCTGGTGGTGTCGTACAGCACCAATCCTCAGCCGGTGCCACGAGACGACATCCAGCAGGCGATGGAGGGTCTGGGCAAGAAGGGGAACCCTCTCGCAGTGGTGGAGATGCTGGAGACGCAGCTGTGCGGCTTCTTCATTCATGTGGTCAGCTGTCAATGCAAGCCTGAATGTGTCTGGAGCTTTCCAGAAGAATGTCACTACTGGGAGAAGCACAAGAACTGGGTTGTGTGTGTGCACTCCGAGTGA